CCTGTAGGATGACCTGCAGATATGCGTAAAAAGTATTCGGGGAAACGGGAATCACTCTTTTGGATAAACAGTGTTCATAAAGATCCGATTGATCACGCACGATCAGCTCATAGTAAACATTCTCGGCGGGAATAAACATGAGCGCGAAATCAAATGTATTTTCATCGGGAAGAATGTATTTGGCCGCGATATCGTTGACATGCTTTTTTACATCGGTAAGAAACTGTTTGCGCAGATTCTTTCGTTCCGCTTCCGAATCGATCTGATACATGCGCCGGAAATTTTCGAGTGGAAATTTTGAATCGATGCACAAAATGTTCTTGCCCACAAACAACGCCGCGTCCACAATCGTTCCGTTTTTGAATGAGCACTGGATCTTGTAATTTTCCGGTCGCAAAGTTTGGGCGAGTAAATCATTCAGGAAAAATTCTCCGAGGCCTCCGCGCATTTTAGGGGACTGCAAAATCTCCTGCAGCGAGGACATCTGTCTGGCCAGATCAAAGATCTGCCGGGATGCTTCTTGCATTTGCCCCAGTTTCCCCTCCACTTGAGCTACTACATTTGTAGTATTTGTAATTTGGCCTGTGATGATGCCCAGGTGTGACGTGACCGTCTGAACATTTGCATCGAAACGCTGTGAAACAGCCTGCTGCAGCTGGCCGATCTGATTTTGAAGGTCCTGGCGCGCACCTTGCACCTGCCGGAACAAATAGAGGACGAGGAATGAAGCGAAGGCAACCAGCAATCCAAACAGGATAATAACGATCGCATCCATGAAAAGCATTGTACCATCCGGAACTGTTTTATAATCGGAGCACATGAAGTGGAAAGAAAGAGTAGCGCTGATCACCGGGGCCTCTTCCGGCATCGGGCGAGAGTCGGCTCTCGCTCTGTCACGGCGCGGAGCGACCGTTGTGCTCGCTGCACGCCGTAAAGCGCGGCTCGATGCTTTGGCCGCACAGATCCGTGAAACAGGTGGAAGCGCACTTGCGATAGAAACGGATGTCAGCCGCCGGGAAGATGTGGAACGGCTTTTCGAATCCGTCCTTCAGCAATACAAACGGCTCGACTGGTTGATCAACAATGCCGGCTCCGGACTTTACGTTCCAATTGAAGAAACGACTCCGGAACAAATGGAAAGGATCTGGCGCACGAACTTTATGGGCACGTTCTACTGTATTCGTCATGCGATTCCGATCATGAAAAAACAGGGAGAGGGGCATATCCTCACGGTCTCTTCTATGGCCGGAGTGCGAGGCACGCCGATGATGGCGGCCTATTGCGCAAGTAAGTTCGCCCAGGTCGGATTGATGGACTCGCTTCGGAGAGAAATACCCGAGATTGCAAGTACCCTGATTCTTCCGGGAGCGACTCGAACAGAATTCATCGAAGCAACGGAGAATCCAGGCGACGAAAAGATTCAGCATTCCGGATCTGTGCAGGATCCTGCTTCTGTCGCGGAAGCAATCGTGCGCGCGATCGAGCATCCTGCCTCCCGCGTGATCACACAAAAACTGGGACGAAGCTTGATGGTCCTCAACGCAATTT
The DNA window shown above is from bacterium and carries:
- a CDS encoding DNA recombination protein RmuC; its protein translation is MDAIVIILFGLLVAFASFLVLYLFRQVQGARQDLQNQIGQLQQAVSQRFDANVQTVTSHLGIITGQITNTTNVVAQVEGKLGQMQEASRQIFDLARQMSSLQEILQSPKMRGGLGEFFLNDLLAQTLRPENYKIQCSFKNGTIVDAALFVGKNILCIDSKFPLENFRRMYQIDSEAERKNLRKQFLTDVKKHVNDIAAKYILPDENTFDFALMFIPAENVYYELIVRDQSDLYEHCLSKRVIPVSPNTFYAYLQVILQGLRGFQISEQAKQILSQLQQVGNDLSRLENDFTKIGSHLRDAQSSFEKSDLRLQRLKKKVATMGTTELEEPEEMLASSEARKPFE
- a CDS encoding SDR family oxidoreductase: MKWKERVALITGASSGIGRESALALSRRGATVVLAARRKARLDALAAQIRETGGSALAIETDVSRREDVERLFESVLQQYKRLDWLINNAGSGLYVPIEETTPEQMERIWRTNFMGTFYCIRHAIPIMKKQGEGHILTVSSMAGVRGTPMMAAYCASKFAQVGLMDSLRREIPEIASTLILPGATRTEFIEATENPGDEKIQHSGSVQDPASVAEAIVRAIEHPASRVITQKLGRSLMVLNAISPSWTDWLVRKTIKKKY